In Apilactobacillus bombintestini, one genomic interval encodes:
- a CDS encoding amino acid ABC transporter substrate-binding protein, producing MNFKLPRIIKAAGVVLILSIILTGCTSVTKKADVHDNWNTIQKKKNVVIGLDVTFVPMGYENKQGNITGFDVDLAKAVFKGSGIKPVFQPIDWSMNVTELRNTTIDLIWNGFSVTPERKKVVNFTKPYLSNDQELVSLKSSHINQFKDMKGKYLGVQGGSSGLNDINDQPKVLKQYIKKQSPILYNSFTNAFIDLNHGRISGLLIDSTYANYYIAHQPNPNIYKVISGKFPQEQFGVGVRKGDKKLRNYINKSLDRLAKNGELKKICQKWFGNRYKTPLLKLTNKKN from the coding sequence ATGAACTTTAAGTTGCCACGCATTATAAAAGCTGCGGGTGTGGTATTGATATTATCAATTATCTTAACTGGCTGTACCTCCGTTACAAAGAAAGCAGACGTTCATGATAATTGGAATACTATACAAAAGAAAAAGAATGTAGTTATTGGTTTGGATGTAACTTTTGTTCCAATGGGATATGAAAACAAACAAGGTAATATTACCGGCTTTGATGTGGACTTAGCTAAAGCAGTGTTTAAAGGATCAGGTATTAAACCAGTATTTCAGCCTATAGATTGGTCAATGAACGTTACTGAATTGCGTAATACCACTATAGACTTAATATGGAATGGCTTTTCTGTTACTCCAGAAAGAAAAAAAGTAGTTAACTTTACCAAACCATATCTTTCTAATGACCAAGAACTAGTATCTTTAAAATCATCACATATAAATCAATTTAAGGATATGAAAGGTAAATATCTTGGTGTACAAGGTGGATCATCTGGTTTAAATGACATAAATGACCAACCTAAAGTTTTAAAGCAATATATTAAAAAACAATCTCCAATCTTATATAATTCCTTTACTAATGCTTTCATTGATTTAAATCATGGGCGAATTAGTGGATTATTAATTGATAGTACCTATGCTAATTACTATATTGCTCATCAACCTAATCCAAATATATACAAAGTAATAAGTGGTAAATTCCCACAAGAACAATTTGGTGTTGGTGTGCGTAAAGGTGATAAGAAACTAAGAAATTATATTAACAAATCTCTAGATAGATTAGCTAAAAATGGTGAACTAAAGAAGATTTGTCAAAAATGGTTTGGAAATCGTTATAAAACACCATTGTTAAAATTAACTAACAAGAAAAATTAG
- a CDS encoding amino acid ABC transporter ATP-binding protein — protein MFEVKNLNKSFQGKTIIKDTSLRVQDDEILGIVGPSGAGKTTLLRCITGLEIADSGEFYIDGKKFDPTDDSQSVIGVVFQDFGLFPNLTVMENIILAPQLVLKKSKEAAKKEAQVLIDKLDLTGKEDLYPYQLSGGQKQRVAIVRTLAMHPKIICYDEPTSALDPRLSEEVGKIILDLKKQHITQLVVTHDTSFAKQVSDKVKEVKPFKEGE, from the coding sequence ATGTTTGAAGTTAAAAACTTAAATAAAAGTTTTCAAGGTAAAACTATCATCAAGGACACTAGTTTACGAGTACAAGATGATGAAATATTAGGGATAGTTGGACCATCCGGAGCCGGAAAAACTACATTGTTAAGATGTATAACTGGGTTAGAAATAGCTGATTCTGGGGAATTCTATATTGATGGCAAGAAGTTTGATCCTACTGATGATTCACAATCAGTTATTGGTGTAGTATTCCAAGATTTTGGATTATTTCCTAATTTAACTGTAATGGAAAATATAATTTTAGCTCCCCAATTAGTTTTGAAAAAAAGTAAAGAAGCGGCTAAAAAAGAAGCCCAAGTATTAATAGATAAATTGGATTTAACTGGTAAAGAAGATTTGTACCCATACCAATTATCTGGTGGTCAAAAACAACGTGTTGCTATCGTGAGAACCTTGGCAATGCATCCAAAAATTATTTGTTATGATGAACCTACATCAGCACTTGATCCTAGATTAAGTGAAGAAGTAGGAAAGATTATTCTTGATTTGAAGAAACAACATATAACTCAATTAGTAGTTACTCATGATACCTCATTTGCAAAACAAGTATCTGACAAAGTGAAGGAAGTTAAACCTTTTAAAGAGGGGGAATAA
- a CDS encoding amino acid ABC transporter permease — MQYILEILPSLFSGVVTTLEIFILTIILSIPLGILVSLALTAKKLIRVIFEFYVWIMRGTPLLLQLIFIFYGLPIIGIVFPRFEAALVAFTLNYAAYFAEIFRGGFQSIPDNQFESAKMLRLSKWQTLTKVVIPQVVKIVLPSIGNEVINLVKDSSLVYVIGIGDLLQAGNIATARDVTLVPLILVAVFYLALTAVLTVVLKKVEQHFDYWR; from the coding sequence ATGCAATATATTTTAGAGATACTTCCGTCATTGTTTTCGGGGGTAGTAACAACATTAGAAATTTTTATTTTAACCATCATATTATCTATTCCTTTAGGAATATTAGTTTCATTAGCATTAACTGCAAAAAAACTTATTAGAGTAATTTTTGAATTTTACGTATGGATTATGCGTGGAACTCCATTGTTATTACAATTAATCTTCATTTTTTATGGATTGCCAATTATTGGAATTGTTTTCCCAAGATTTGAAGCTGCTTTAGTAGCATTCACCTTAAATTACGCAGCTTATTTTGCTGAAATTTTCAGAGGTGGATTTCAATCTATTCCTGACAACCAATTTGAAAGTGCTAAGATGCTTAGATTAAGTAAATGGCAAACCTTAACTAAAGTGGTTATTCCACAAGTCGTAAAGATTGTTTTACCATCAATTGGAAATGAAGTAATCAACTTAGTAAAGGATTCATCTTTGGTTTACGTAATAGGTATAGGTGATTTACTACAAGCAGGAAATATTGCAACAGCACGTGATGTTACATTGGTTCCACTAATTTTAGTAGCTGTATTTTATTTAGCATTAACAGCTGTATTAACAGTGGTATTGAAGAAAGTAGAACAACACTTTGACTACTGGAGATAG
- the minD gene encoding septum site-determining protein MinD — MGKAIVITSGKGGVGKTTSSANIGIALAMMGKRVCLIDLDIGLRNLDVVMGLDNRVMYDIVDVATGRVKLVQALVKDKRFDDLLYLLPAAQNTDKTALNEEQVKGIVDELKPDFDYVFIDCPAGIEQGFVNAVSGADGAIVVTTPEISAVRDADRVIGLLEQHPLQESPKLIINRIRKSLMEDDSYMDVDEITTHLGIDLLGIILDDDKVISTSNSGKSIVMNPDNPTAQGYRNVARRLEGGTVPLMKIDLAKPSFWERFKHLFSHKHN; from the coding sequence ATGGGAAAAGCCATTGTAATTACATCTGGTAAAGGTGGAGTTGGAAAGACAACTTCAAGTGCTAATATTGGAATTGCTTTAGCAATGATGGGTAAGAGAGTATGTCTTATCGACTTAGATATCGGTTTAAGAAACCTAGACGTTGTTATGGGTCTTGATAATCGTGTTATGTATGATATTGTTGATGTGGCAACTGGAAGAGTTAAATTAGTTCAAGCATTAGTTAAAGATAAGCGCTTTGATGATTTATTATACTTATTACCAGCCGCTCAAAATACTGATAAAACTGCTTTAAATGAAGAACAAGTAAAAGGAATTGTTGATGAATTAAAGCCTGATTTTGATTACGTATTTATTGATTGCCCAGCGGGAATTGAACAAGGATTTGTTAATGCCGTATCTGGTGCTGATGGCGCTATTGTAGTTACAACTCCAGAAATATCTGCGGTTAGAGATGCTGATCGTGTAATTGGATTATTAGAACAACATCCATTGCAAGAATCACCAAAATTAATCATTAACCGTATTAGAAAGTCATTAATGGAAGACGACAGTTATATGGATGTTGATGAAATTACTACTCATTTAGGAATTGATTTATTAGGAATTATTTTAGATGATGATAAAGTAATTAGTACTTCCAATAGTGGTAAATCTATTGTTATGAATCCTGATAATCCAACAGCGCAAGGATACCGTAATGTCGCTAGAAGATTAGAGGGCGGAACTGTCCCATTAATGAAGATTGATTTAGCTAAACCAAGCTTCTGGGAAAGATTTAAACATTTATTTAGTCATAAACATAATTAA
- a CDS encoding septum site-determining protein MinC, whose protein sequence is MQSVVLKGTQAGYELIIKENASIREILVDLKQLLDGLSEKNSNSDETLQLNVQMGNRIMSQDDKNDIIKLVNEHDNLSVGSFLSNVITKEESKKIMAERNVEVMSRVIRNGQEVNVDGDVLFFGKIHEGGKLFATGNIFNMGTIEGIVQAGFPDNENKLIIGNLHTAQQVRVGEQYDIVDDKPIEDSAKTVIYVNDLHVLSYGKINNLKEINPKFFNRIGGIE, encoded by the coding sequence ATGCAATCTGTAGTACTTAAAGGAACCCAAGCGGGATATGAATTAATTATAAAAGAAAATGCAAGCATTCGAGAAATTCTAGTAGATTTGAAACAATTGCTAGATGGCTTGTCTGAAAAAAACAGTAATAGTGACGAAACATTACAATTAAATGTTCAAATGGGTAACCGTATAATGTCACAAGACGATAAAAATGATATTATTAAGTTAGTCAATGAACATGATAACTTATCAGTAGGTAGTTTCTTATCTAATGTAATTACTAAAGAAGAATCTAAAAAGATAATGGCTGAAAGAAACGTTGAAGTTATGAGCCGTGTTATAAGAAATGGTCAAGAAGTCAACGTCGATGGCGATGTATTGTTCTTTGGTAAAATTCATGAAGGTGGTAAATTATTTGCTACCGGAAACATCTTTAATATGGGAACAATTGAAGGAATTGTACAGGCTGGTTTTCCTGATAATGAAAACAAATTAATTATCGGAAATTTACATACTGCACAACAAGTTCGTGTCGGAGAACAATATGATATTGTTGATGACAAGCCCATTGAAGATTCCGCGAAGACGGTTATTTATGTAAATGATTTACATGTTTTAAGTTATGGTAAAATAAACAATCTAAAAGAGATTAATCCAAAATTCTTTAATCGAATTGGAGGCATTGAATAA
- the mreD gene encoding rod shape-determining protein MreD, with translation MIEHSPVKYVFIIGLFISFFLDGSISLIFSHLLFGHLLFVPNITFIWLFYNMYFVSRMDIHVLWWAALAGLLYDWYYSGIIGIYVLAFPLAIYIGKLLYKYLPYNILTAMLEFVISFAFINFFAFALNRLMSVTNMAGSFFLSHAFLPTIAFNLVVFLLLYVPIGVMFDRIE, from the coding sequence ATGATAGAACATTCTCCAGTTAAATATGTGTTTATTATAGGTTTGTTCATATCTTTCTTTTTAGATGGATCCATATCATTAATATTTAGTCATCTTTTATTCGGACACTTATTATTCGTTCCTAATATTACATTTATTTGGTTATTTTATAATATGTATTTCGTTAGTAGAATGGATATTCATGTTTTATGGTGGGCAGCTTTAGCTGGTTTATTATATGATTGGTATTATAGTGGAATTATTGGTATTTATGTATTAGCTTTCCCATTAGCTATTTATATTGGAAAGCTTTTATATAAATATCTTCCATATAATATATTGACAGCAATGCTAGAATTTGTGATTAGCTTTGCATTTATTAATTTTTTTGCATTTGCTTTAAATCGATTGATGAGTGTTACAAATATGGCTGGAAGCTTCTTTTTATCGCATGCATTTTTGCCTACGATAGCATTTAATCTAGTTGTATTTTTGCTGTTATATGTGCCTATTGGCGTTATGTTTGATCGAATTGAGTAA
- the mreC gene encoding rod shape-determining protein MreC — MRKFFSKKKWFSVILVVIVCLGFISLSVSTRNKKSMPPFIQRFGNDVVGIANWTIATPANALRHGGETINNLINTYKENQRLKTQVENIATTKVRDQALQSENAQLKRELDIKNGLTDYHPIVAEALIRTPSAWQNQFVINKGKSAGVAKNMPVLASKGLVGRVIEVNNSNSKVELISDTVDADDKFSVEITNKNGDTVNGIINGYDRKKGQLIMGHLNTKVKIKVGDTVSTNGLGGVTPKGLYVGKVSKVTTDDYGTASKIFVKIPANMNDLEAVTVINKMS, encoded by the coding sequence ATGCGTAAATTTTTCTCCAAAAAGAAGTGGTTTTCTGTAATACTAGTAGTCATAGTATGTTTGGGATTTATTTCTCTTTCAGTTTCTACTAGAAATAAGAAATCAATGCCACCTTTTATTCAACGCTTTGGTAATGATGTAGTGGGAATAGCTAATTGGACTATTGCAACCCCAGCAAATGCGTTAAGACATGGCGGCGAAACAATAAACAATTTGATTAACACTTATAAAGAGAATCAAAGACTAAAGACACAAGTTGAAAATATTGCTACTACCAAGGTTAGAGATCAAGCACTACAAAGTGAAAATGCTCAATTGAAACGTGAATTGGATATAAAAAACGGTTTAACTGATTATCATCCTATCGTTGCTGAAGCATTGATTAGAACTCCTTCCGCATGGCAAAACCAGTTTGTTATCAATAAGGGTAAATCTGCTGGAGTAGCAAAGAATATGCCAGTATTAGCTAGCAAAGGATTAGTAGGTAGAGTTATCGAAGTTAACAATTCAAATAGTAAAGTTGAATTAATTTCTGATACTGTAGATGCTGATGATAAGTTCTCAGTAGAAATTACTAATAAGAATGGCGATACTGTAAATGGTATTATTAATGGCTATGATCGTAAAAAGGGTCAATTAATTATGGGTCATTTGAATACTAAAGTTAAAATTAAAGTCGGCGATACTGTATCTACTAATGGTTTAGGTGGAGTAACACCTAAAGGATTATATGTAGGAAAGGTATCCAAAGTAACTACAGACGATTATGGTACAGCTTCCAAAATATTTGTAAAAATTCCTGCTAATATGAATGATTTAGAGGCCGTTACAGTAATTAATAAGATGTCATAG
- a CDS encoding rod shape-determining protein, whose protein sequence is MFGFGTKNIGIDLGTANTIVYVDGKEIVLREPSVVAKNTKTGEIVAVGQEARDMIGRTPASISAIRPMKDGVIADYETTVTMLKYYINKTVGHAAGKPYVMVCVPSGITAVEKRAVIDATRVAGAKDAYVIEEPFAAAIGAGLPIMDPTGSMVVDIGGGTTDVATISLGGIVSSRSLRVAGDRLNDAIAAYIRKKYNLLIGERTAEKLKWDIGSASIEAAKDIENVTIRGRYLLTGLPKSIEISAEDVAEAIAEPIQEIIGTVKETLEETSPEISADVIDHGIVLTGGGALLKNLPQVISEATKVPVSIAKNPLDCVAIGTGESLKSIDIMKRK, encoded by the coding sequence GTGTTTGGATTTGGAACTAAAAACATTGGAATTGATTTAGGTACTGCTAATACAATTGTTTACGTTGACGGTAAAGAAATTGTATTAAGAGAACCTTCAGTTGTTGCTAAAAACACTAAAACTGGAGAAATCGTAGCAGTAGGACAAGAAGCTAGAGATATGATTGGTCGTACTCCAGCATCTATTTCAGCAATTAGACCTATGAAAGATGGTGTTATTGCTGACTACGAAACTACTGTAACTATGTTGAAATACTACATTAATAAGACAGTAGGTCATGCAGCTGGTAAGCCATACGTTATGGTTTGTGTACCAAGTGGTATTACTGCAGTTGAAAAGAGAGCTGTTATTGATGCTACACGTGTAGCTGGTGCTAAAGATGCTTATGTCATTGAAGAACCATTTGCTGCAGCTATCGGGGCAGGATTACCAATTATGGATCCAACTGGTAGTATGGTTGTTGACATTGGTGGTGGAACTACTGATGTTGCTACTATTTCATTAGGTGGTATTGTTTCAAGCAGATCATTGCGTGTAGCTGGTGATCGTTTGAATGATGCTATTGCTGCATACATTCGTAAGAAGTACAACCTATTAATTGGTGAAAGAACCGCTGAAAAATTAAAGTGGGATATCGGTTCAGCTTCTATTGAAGCGGCAAAAGATATTGAAAACGTAACTATTCGTGGTAGATATCTATTAACTGGTTTACCAAAGAGTATTGAAATTTCAGCTGAAGATGTTGCTGAAGCTATTGCAGAACCAATTCAAGAAATTATTGGAACTGTTAAGGAAACTCTAGAAGAAACATCTCCTGAAATTTCAGCTGATGTAATTGATCATGGTATCGTATTAACTGGTGGTGGAGCTTTACTAAAGAACTTACCTCAAGTTATTTCAGAAGCAACTAAAGTTCCAGTTTCTATCGCTAAGAACCCGCTAGATTGTGTTGCAATCGGAACTGGTGAATCACTAAAAAGTATTGATATAATGAAGAGAAAATAG
- a CDS encoding bifunctional folylpolyglutamate synthase/dihydrofolate synthase, whose product MNYQQALEFIHGRHRFKKNPDLETMKLLLSKLDNPQEDINAIHVAGTNGKGSTVAYLRNIFQADGKKVGTFTSPFLIRFNERISVDGNPISDSELIKLVEQIKPIVEQLDVQLQSRAPTEFEVVTAMMFLYFAKHPVDVVIVEVGIGGLLDSTNVLNPKVSVITTIGMDHMQILGDTLEKIAFQKAGIIKEKTPVVVGNIAPSPLNVIKEQASSKQAPITILNQQFKTTSHRTNTGWKQEFDYEDEDRLIRHLVIKMVGDYQIDNASCAIKAYIEYQLQNSEDVNNFAISNGLLNTQWAGRFERVNDTPIVVLDGAHNIDAVQEISKLITEHFRNIDVHIIIAILSDKNYMEMLNTLGKLSNVHMTLTEFQAYGNRKAVDMPKIIKNIQSVNPVSFESDWHMAVAKVANEMSDDDMMLITGSLYFISDVRKLFVTK is encoded by the coding sequence ATGAATTATCAACAAGCTTTAGAGTTTATTCATGGACGCCATCGATTTAAGAAAAATCCAGATTTAGAAACCATGAAATTGCTACTAAGTAAACTGGATAATCCACAGGAAGATATAAATGCCATTCATGTAGCCGGAACTAATGGAAAGGGATCTACAGTTGCCTATCTAAGAAATATATTTCAAGCAGATGGTAAAAAAGTAGGGACATTTACTTCACCATTTTTGATTCGATTTAATGAAAGAATAAGTGTTGATGGTAATCCGATATCTGACAGCGAATTAATTAAATTAGTAGAACAAATTAAGCCCATAGTAGAGCAACTAGATGTACAATTACAGAGTAGAGCACCTACTGAATTCGAAGTAGTTACTGCAATGATGTTTTTGTATTTTGCTAAACATCCAGTTGATGTAGTAATTGTAGAAGTTGGAATTGGTGGTTTACTAGACTCAACTAATGTATTGAATCCTAAAGTTTCAGTTATTACTACTATTGGAATGGATCATATGCAAATTTTAGGGGATACTTTAGAGAAAATTGCCTTTCAAAAAGCAGGTATCATTAAGGAAAAAACTCCAGTGGTTGTAGGAAATATTGCACCATCACCTTTAAATGTTATTAAAGAACAAGCTTCTAGTAAGCAAGCTCCTATAACAATTTTGAATCAACAATTTAAAACAACCAGCCACCGTACTAATACGGGATGGAAACAAGAATTTGATTACGAAGATGAAGATAGATTAATTCGACATTTAGTAATTAAAATGGTCGGTGATTATCAAATAGATAATGCTTCTTGTGCAATTAAAGCTTATATTGAATATCAACTACAAAATAGCGAAGATGTTAATAACTTTGCTATTTCAAATGGATTGTTAAATACGCAATGGGCCGGTCGCTTTGAAAGGGTTAATGATACACCGATAGTGGTATTAGATGGAGCACATAATATTGATGCTGTCCAAGAGATTAGTAAGTTAATAACTGAACACTTTAGAAATATAGATGTTCATATAATTATTGCTATTTTGTCTGATAAAAATTATATGGAAATGCTAAACACTTTAGGTAAGTTGTCTAATGTTCATATGACATTAACTGAATTTCAAGCATATGGAAATAGGAAAGCGGTTGATATGCCTAAAATTATTAAGAATATACAATCTGTTAACCCAGTTTCTTTTGAAAGTGATTGGCACATGGCTGTTGCCAAAGTGGCCAACGAAATGTCAGATGATGATATGATGTTGATAACGGGTTCATTATATTTCATATCAGATGTAAGAAAACTTTTTGTTACAAAGTAA
- a CDS encoding valine--tRNA ligase: MAKETEMSTKYDHNAVESGRYDKWLEQDVFKPSGDKKAKPYSIVLPPPNVTGKLHLGHAWDTTLQDMLIRQKRMLGYDTVWVPGMDHAGIATQAKVEAKLREQGISRYDLGREKFVEKVWEWKDEYAATIKKQWAKMGLSLDYSRERFTLDDGLSKAVRKVFVDLYKQGLIYRGQYIINWDPQAQTALSDIEVIHKDDKGAFYHVKYPFVDGTKFNGKDYIEIATTRPETMFGDVAVAVNPDDDRYKDIVGKKIMVPLVKREIPIIADQYVDPEFGTGMVKITPAHDPNDFKVGNRHDLKRINTMNGDATMNENAGKYEGMDRFEARKAMVNDLRDQGYMLKIEPIVHAVGHSERTGVQVESRLSTQWFVKMKPLAEKAIKNQSTDDKVNFVPERFEHTFTQWMENIHDWVISRQLWWGHRIPAWYNKKTGETYVGMEAPKDAENWEQDHDVLDTWFSSALWPFSTLGWPNEDSEDFKRYFPTNTLVTGYDIIFFWVSRMIFQSLTFTKRRPFKDVLLHGLMRDSQGRKMSKSLGNGIDPMDVIDKYGVDSLRWFLATGNTAGQDVRFSYEKIESAWNFINKLWNASRYVIMNLGDMEKPELPDSSEWNLADRWILSKLNNLVNQVTDLFEKYNFGEAGRALYDFIWNDFCDWYIEMSKETLNGEDVKAKENTRNVLAYVLDKILKLMHPMMPFVTEKIWLTMPHEGKSIVVAPYPVNHDEFNDAKAEKDMSALIELIKVVRNIRAKANAPMSSSIDLLIKTDNDELKNIFEENKHYIDRFCHPKELSVGSDVQAPKLSMTGIITDAEISIPLAELVDLDEEIKRIQKEIENYTFEVQRAEKKLSNEKFVANAPEQVVDAEKEKKADNQSKLDAAKERLEEIKSQQ; encoded by the coding sequence ATGGCAAAAGAAACCGAAATGTCAACCAAGTATGATCATAATGCCGTTGAATCAGGCCGTTATGACAAATGGTTGGAACAAGATGTTTTTAAACCTAGTGGAGACAAAAAAGCAAAACCTTATTCAATCGTTTTACCTCCACCAAATGTTACTGGTAAATTGCATTTAGGACATGCATGGGATACAACATTACAAGATATGTTAATCCGTCAAAAGAGAATGTTAGGTTACGATACTGTATGGGTTCCAGGAATGGATCATGCTGGTATTGCTACACAAGCTAAAGTGGAAGCTAAACTACGTGAACAAGGTATTTCACGCTATGATTTAGGCCGTGAAAAGTTTGTTGAAAAAGTTTGGGAATGGAAAGATGAATATGCAGCTACCATTAAGAAACAATGGGCTAAGATGGGTCTTTCATTAGATTACAGTCGTGAAAGATTTACTCTAGATGATGGATTATCTAAAGCTGTTCGTAAAGTCTTTGTTGATTTATACAAACAAGGATTAATTTACCGTGGTCAATACATCATTAACTGGGATCCACAAGCACAAACTGCATTGTCAGATATTGAAGTTATCCATAAGGATGATAAGGGTGCTTTTTACCATGTTAAATACCCATTCGTAGATGGAACTAAATTTAACGGTAAAGATTACATCGAAATTGCAACTACTCGTCCTGAAACTATGTTTGGGGATGTTGCTGTAGCCGTTAACCCTGATGATGATAGATACAAAGATATTGTTGGTAAAAAGATTATGGTTCCTCTAGTTAAAAGAGAAATTCCAATCATTGCTGACCAATATGTAGACCCTGAATTTGGTACTGGAATGGTTAAAATTACTCCAGCCCATGATCCTAATGACTTTAAGGTTGGTAACCGCCATGATTTGAAGCGTATTAACACCATGAATGGTGACGCAACTATGAACGAAAATGCTGGAAAATATGAAGGTATGGATCGTTTTGAAGCTAGAAAAGCTATGGTTAACGATTTGAGAGACCAAGGCTACATGCTAAAAATTGAACCAATTGTGCACGCTGTTGGACACTCAGAAAGAACTGGTGTACAAGTAGAATCAAGATTATCTACCCAATGGTTTGTTAAGATGAAACCATTAGCTGAAAAAGCTATTAAGAATCAATCAACAGATGATAAAGTTAACTTTGTTCCAGAACGTTTTGAACATACCTTTACACAATGGATGGAAAACATTCATGATTGGGTAATTTCAAGACAACTATGGTGGGGACACAGAATTCCTGCATGGTACAACAAGAAAACTGGTGAAACTTACGTTGGAATGGAAGCACCTAAAGATGCTGAAAACTGGGAACAAGATCATGATGTCCTAGATACTTGGTTCTCATCAGCATTATGGCCATTCTCAACATTAGGTTGGCCTAATGAAGATTCAGAAGACTTTAAACGTTACTTCCCAACTAATACTTTAGTTACTGGTTACGATATTATCTTCTTCTGGGTATCAAGAATGATTTTCCAAAGTTTAACATTTACTAAACGTCGTCCATTTAAAGATGTATTACTACACGGTTTAATGAGAGATTCACAAGGTCGTAAGATGAGTAAATCATTAGGTAATGGTATTGACCCTATGGATGTTATTGATAAATATGGTGTTGATTCATTACGTTGGTTCTTAGCTACTGGTAATACGGCTGGACAAGATGTTCGTTTTAGTTATGAAAAGATTGAATCCGCATGGAACTTTATCAATAAATTATGGAACGCTAGTCGTTACGTAATTATGAACTTAGGGGACATGGAAAAGCCTGAATTACCTGATTCATCAGAATGGAATTTAGCTGATAGATGGATTCTAAGTAAATTAAATAACTTAGTTAACCAAGTTACTGATTTATTTGAAAAGTACAATTTTGGTGAAGCTGGTCGTGCACTTTATGACTTTATTTGGAATGATTTCTGTGACTGGTACATTGAAATGAGTAAGGAAACTTTAAACGGTGAAGATGTAAAAGCTAAAGAAAATACTCGTAATGTATTAGCATATGTCTTAGACAAAATCTTGAAGTTAATGCACCCAATGATGCCATTTGTTACTGAAAAGATTTGGTTAACAATGCCTCATGAAGGTAAATCCATTGTGGTTGCACCATACCCAGTAAATCATGATGAATTTAATGATGCTAAAGCTGAAAAAGATATGTCAGCCTTAATTGAATTGATTAAGGTTGTTAGAAATATTCGTGCAAAAGCTAATGCACCAATGTCATCATCAATTGATTTATTAATCAAGACTGATAATGATGAACTAAAGAATATCTTTGAAGAAAACAAACACTACATTGATCGTTTCTGTCATCCAAAAGAACTAAGTGTTGGTTCTGATGTACAAGCACCTAAGTTATCAATGACTGGAATTATTACAGATGCTGAAATTAGCATTCCTTTAGCTGAATTAGTTGATTTAGATGAAGAAATCAAACGTATTCAAAAAGAAATTGAAAATTATACCTTTGAAGTACAACGTGCTGAAAAGAAACTTTCTAATGAAAAGTTTGTGGCAAACGCACCTGAACAAGTGGTTGATGCTGAAAAAGAAAAGAAAGCTGATAATCAATCTAAGTTAGATGCTGCCAAAGAACGACTTGAAGAAATTAAAAGTCAACAATAG
- a CDS encoding thiol peroxidase, giving the protein MKLTFIGKPVETNKEPINEGEFLPDFKVLDANGNEFTKDNLKNKPALILTVPDVNSRACSLETKHFNRRADKFENVDFYTVSKNTVEDQKNWCAAKGVKSMNLLSDQDFSFGKATGTYVKDLDALARTVFAVDNEGKIVYREVVSEIGEQPDYRKAEAVAEKLNK; this is encoded by the coding sequence ATGAAATTAACATTTATTGGAAAACCAGTAGAAACAAACAAAGAACCAATTAATGAAGGAGAATTTTTACCTGATTTTAAAGTACTAGATGCCAATGGTAATGAATTTACCAAGGATAATTTAAAGAATAAACCAGCATTGATACTAACAGTTCCTGATGTAAATTCTAGAGCTTGTAGTTTAGAAACAAAACACTTTAACCGCCGTGCTGATAAATTTGAGAACGTTGATTTTTATACAGTATCTAAAAACACTGTTGAAGATCAAAAGAATTGGTGTGCAGCTAAGGGTGTAAAAAGTATGAACTTGTTATCTGATCAAGATTTTTCTTTTGGTAAGGCAACTGGAACATACGTTAAAGATTTAGATGCTCTTGCTAGAACCGTTTTCGCCGTTGATAATGAAGGAAAAATTGTTTACAGAGAAGTTGTAAGTGAAATTGGTGAACAACCAGATTACAGAAAAGCTGAAGCTGTTGCTGAAAAGTTAAATAAATAG